From Nicotiana tabacum cultivar K326 chromosome 22, ASM71507v2, whole genome shotgun sequence, one genomic window encodes:
- the LOC107819523 gene encoding RGS1-HXK1-interacting protein 1, with product MGEEAPPAVDIDPSSSSLPLPSQNKEKAWHSYISEDLPRTVQESTDSALRSARSIQYTSSTHLRTLQDFMPKIKAQYTTYEEVFFRKIKDELVTAREHPAMAGGIGIAAGLLLMRGPRRFLFRQTLGRLQSEEAKFSKAEKNVKELSLSVDLMKKESKKLLERAALAEKDMKRGLSDLMDAGNQIQSIGKTVYKVEAQAADLMDVLREIPGREALKLRAEVASMASHLRQQRTAIDKRIVKVSELGVPI from the exons ATGGGAGAAGAAGCCCCTCCTGCTGTTGACATCGATCCCTCATCATCATCGCTGCCTTTACCTTcgcaaaacaaagaaaaagcatGGCACTCTTACATCTCAGAGGATCTGCCTCGCACCGTACAAGAGTCTACTGACTCCGCCCTACGCTCTGCCCGTTCCATCCAATATACTTCCTCCACCCACCTCCGCACTCTTCAG GATTTTATGCCAAAGATAAAAGCCCAGTATACAACATATGAAGAAGTTTTCTTCAGGAAAATTAAAG ATGAGTTGGTAACTGCGAGAGAGCACCCTGCTATGGCTGGGGGAATTGGTATTGCTGCTGGCCTCCTCCTCATGCGAG GACCTAGAAGATTTCTGTTTCGTCAAACACTTGGCCGTCTCCAGAGTGAAGAG GCTAAGTTTAGTAAAGCTGAGAAGAATGTGAAAGAGTTGAGCCTGTCTGTTGACTTAATGAAAAAAGAGAGTAAAAAGCTGCTTGAAAGAGCGGCTCTCGCTGAAAAGGATATGAAACGTGGCCTGTCTGACCTCAT gGATGCTGGAAATCAGATCCAAAGTATTGGAAAAACTGTATACAAAGTTGAAGCTCAAGCTGCTG ATTTGATGGATGTGCTGCGGGAAATTCCGGGTAGAGAGGCTTTAAAGCTACGAGCAGAG GTTGCTTCTATGGCATCGCATCTGCGTCAACAAAGGACTgcaattgacaaaaggattgtcAAGGTTTCTGAACTCGGTGTTCCTATATGA